A window of Roseovarius sp. THAF27 contains these coding sequences:
- a CDS encoding PLP-dependent aminotransferase family protein, whose product MGTNWQPQLTDTAAPKYKALMQAIRTGITDQALAPGDKLPPVRDLAWRLGMTPGTVARAYSGLTDDGTLVAEVGRGTFVASPKPVPQDLFPIEADTVEHNSEDDVYAVNMISPHLPSVGQAGLIRQLLAQIAEDPPSGVMHYPSRRNMQPARAAAALYLSRAPLGRFTQEDVVLTHGGQNAITLIMQTVLCGRRPTVLVEELCYPGFRRAADLMRAEVIPVAMDAHGLRPDALEAAAKGHQAQMIMTSAEVHNPTCVFTPAARRDEIVEVARRCDLQILEDDCYRIGPSQAPAYRMLAPERGWYVASLSKSLTPALRVGFALAPREQSVALRRAAESSFFGLATPIADLVAALLTHDRLDDLMEAVRSQSGDYIQAALNVLGGYDVKWRRDVPFLWLTLPPGWRTSAFCQAAAEQGVQVRSAEDFASRDAASPHAVRMAVNAGVSLASFEAAMQRLRRLLDNPPEGIGV is encoded by the coding sequence ATGGGTACAAATTGGCAGCCACAGCTGACCGATACCGCCGCGCCCAAGTACAAGGCGCTGATGCAGGCCATCCGCACCGGTATCACCGATCAGGCGCTCGCGCCCGGCGACAAGCTGCCGCCGGTGCGTGACCTTGCCTGGCGGCTGGGCATGACGCCGGGCACCGTGGCGCGGGCCTATTCGGGGCTGACGGACGATGGCACGCTGGTGGCCGAGGTCGGGCGCGGCACCTTCGTGGCCAGCCCCAAACCCGTCCCCCAGGACCTGTTCCCGATCGAGGCGGACACCGTCGAGCACAATTCCGAGGACGACGTCTATGCGGTCAACATGATCTCTCCGCATCTGCCCAGCGTGGGGCAGGCGGGGCTGATCCGTCAGCTTCTGGCACAAATCGCAGAGGATCCACCCTCGGGCGTCATGCACTATCCCAGCCGCCGCAACATGCAACCGGCCCGCGCCGCCGCGGCGCTGTACCTCAGCCGGGCACCGCTGGGGCGCTTCACCCAGGAGGACGTGGTGCTGACCCATGGCGGCCAGAACGCGATCACGCTGATCATGCAGACGGTCCTGTGCGGGCGTCGCCCCACGGTGCTGGTCGAGGAGCTGTGCTATCCCGGGTTCCGCCGCGCCGCCGACCTGATGCGGGCCGAGGTAATCCCGGTGGCGATGGATGCCCACGGCCTGCGCCCCGACGCGCTGGAGGCGGCGGCGAAAGGCCACCAGGCGCAGATGATCATGACCTCGGCCGAGGTGCACAATCCCACCTGCGTCTTCACCCCCGCCGCGCGCCGCGACGAGATCGTCGAGGTCGCCCGCCGCTGCGACCTGCAGATCCTGGAAGACGACTGCTATCGCATCGGTCCGTCCCAGGCCCCGGCCTACCGGATGCTGGCGCCCGAACGCGGCTGGTACGTGGCGTCCTTGTCGAAATCCCTGACGCCGGCGCTGCGCGTGGGCTTCGCGCTGGCACCCAGGGAGCAGTCCGTGGCGCTGCGCCGCGCGGCGGAATCGTCGTTCTTCGGGCTGGCAACGCCGATCGCGGACCTCGTGGCGGCACTTCTGACGCATGACCGGCTCGACGACCTCATGGAAGCGGTGCGCAGCCAGTCGGGCGACTATATCCAGGCCGCGCTGAACGTGCTGGGCGGGTATGACGTGAAATGGCGCCGCGACGTGCCGTTCCTGTGGCTGACCCTGCCGCCGGGCTGGCGCACCTCCGCCTTTTGCCAGGCCGCGGCAGAGCAGGGCGTGCAGGTGCGCTCGGCCGAGGATTTCGCCAGCCGCGACGCGGCCTCGCCCCACGCGGTGCGCATGGCGGTCAATGCCGGCGTGAGCCTGGCCAGTTTCGAGGCCGCGATGCAGCGCCTGCGCCGCCTTCTGGACAACCCGCCCGAAGGCATCGGGGTCTGA
- the rplM gene encoding 50S ribosomal protein L13 has product MKTFSATPADIDKKWIVIDADGIVLGRLASIVATRLRGKHKPSFTPSQDMGDNVIVINADKVQLTGKKRDKPNYWHTGHPGGIKSRTTAEILEGAHPERVVMQAVKRMLPSNRLARRQMTNLRVYAGTEHPHEAQSPEVLDVKSMNKKNTRV; this is encoded by the coding sequence ATGAAAACCTTTTCTGCAACACCGGCAGATATCGACAAGAAGTGGATCGTGATCGACGCCGACGGCATCGTTCTGGGCCGCCTTGCGTCGATCGTCGCCACGCGCCTGCGTGGCAAGCACAAGCCCAGCTTCACACCGAGCCAGGACATGGGTGACAACGTCATCGTCATCAATGCCGACAAGGTGCAGCTGACCGGCAAGAAGCGCGACAAGCCCAACTACTGGCACACCGGTCACCCGGGCGGCATCAAGTCGCGCACCACGGCGGAGATCCTGGAAGGCGCGCACCCCGAGCGTGTCGTCATGCAGGCCGTCAAGCGGATGCTGCCGTCGAACCGCCTTGCGCGCCGCCAGATGACCAATCTGCGCGTCTACGCCGGCACCGAGCATCCGCACGAGGCGCAAAGCCCCGAAGTGCTGGATGTGAAATCCATGAACAAGAAAAACACGCGGGTGTAA
- the rpsI gene encoding 30S ribosomal protein S9 — protein MADEIKTLDGLEAAVTDDIGGVQGTPEEAPREPVRDDLGRSYATGKRKDAVARVWIKPGSGKVSVNGKEMNKYFARPVLQMILRQPFTVAGVEDQFDVQATVKGGGLSGQAGAVKHGISKALQLYDPSLRGALKAAGFLTRDSRVVERKKYGRAKARKSFQFSKR, from the coding sequence ATGGCTGACGAAATCAAAACACTCGACGGTCTCGAAGCAGCCGTCACCGATGATATCGGCGGTGTCCAGGGCACGCCCGAGGAAGCGCCGCGCGAGCCTGTCCGGGACGACCTGGGCCGCTCCTACGCCACCGGCAAGCGCAAGGACGCGGTCGCCCGCGTCTGGATCAAGCCCGGCTCGGGCAAGGTCTCGGTCAACGGCAAGGAAATGAACAAGTACTTCGCGCGCCCGGTGCTGCAGATGATCCTGCGCCAGCCGTTCACGGTGGCCGGTGTCGAGGACCAGTTCGACGTGCAGGCCACCGTCAAGGGCGGCGGTCTGTCAGGCCAGGCCGGGGCTGTCAAGCACGGCATCTCCAAGGCGCTGCAGCTTTACGACCCGTCGCTGCGCGGCGCGTTGAAGGCGGCAGGCTTCCTCACCCGCGACAGCCGCGTGGTGGAGCGCAAGAAATACGGCCGCGCCAAGGCCCGCAAGAGCTTCCAGTTCTCCAAGCGTTAA
- a CDS encoding acyltransferase family protein → MKYRREIDGLRAVAVLPVILFHAGFTVFGGGYIGVDIFFVISGYLITTILISDREAGTYSLWRFYERRARRILPALFLVLACCVPFAWMWIPPDPLEDFARSLAFTVLFISNVHFLEHSGYFDVSADLRPLLHTWSLAVEEQFYILFPALLWALGRFRRGKHVAVFALCAVASIALAIWGAWNLPAENFFFTPSRLWELLAGSICAALLLNRPQMRNEALAAIGLALIVGSVFWLGPDDPSPSAYTLVPIAGAMLVILFAARETVTARVLSWRPLVGIGLISYSLYLWHQPIFAFARIRGWAETVPGLIWGLIALSFALAVLSWAIVERPFRRAGWLPSRKAVFGASLGGIVAFGAVGFTVLALNGVPQRLDGKADQAYIDLFTPNRPVSQGASCPGGAPERPGGLCMVHDSDVPSPMIAVLGDSHAGAILPAFDEIAAMRDIRVLRGVRAACPPLLGVYLVNGGRTSQECHDEVQAFAEDAVARGVDMVFLAARWSLYVKGDLTRKPRRFMISTDPDNRRQSDAEWFASFETGLRQTISHYKDAGIRVVILDQVPQQVVLPINVLGQAILRDLPEAEFEADVARSFIETRVHDELMRGARTILVDVAEDLGADLISVNAFFEREGRYAWLLDRALLYTDADHISAPAARAVAPLLDKALFGDGRM, encoded by the coding sequence GTGAAATACAGGCGTGAAATCGACGGTCTCAGGGCGGTTGCCGTGCTGCCGGTCATCCTCTTTCACGCGGGCTTTACCGTCTTCGGCGGCGGCTATATCGGCGTCGACATCTTTTTCGTCATCTCCGGCTACCTGATCACCACGATCCTGATTTCCGACCGAGAGGCCGGCACCTACAGCCTGTGGCGGTTCTACGAGCGGCGCGCGCGGCGCATCCTGCCCGCACTGTTCCTTGTCCTGGCCTGCTGCGTGCCCTTCGCGTGGATGTGGATCCCGCCTGATCCGCTGGAGGATTTCGCGCGCAGCCTGGCCTTTACCGTTCTCTTCATCTCGAACGTCCATTTCCTGGAACATTCGGGCTATTTCGACGTCTCCGCCGACCTGCGTCCGCTGCTGCACACCTGGAGCCTCGCGGTCGAGGAACAGTTCTATATCCTGTTTCCGGCGCTGCTCTGGGCGTTGGGCCGCTTTCGGCGCGGCAAGCATGTCGCGGTCTTCGCGCTTTGCGCCGTGGCATCCATCGCGCTGGCCATCTGGGGCGCGTGGAACCTGCCGGCCGAGAACTTCTTTTTCACCCCGTCCCGGCTGTGGGAATTGCTGGCCGGCTCGATCTGTGCCGCGCTTTTGCTGAACCGTCCACAGATGCGGAACGAGGCGCTGGCGGCAATCGGCCTTGCGCTGATCGTGGGCAGTGTCTTCTGGCTCGGCCCTGACGATCCGTCGCCCTCCGCCTACACTCTGGTGCCGATTGCCGGGGCGATGCTGGTCATCCTCTTTGCCGCGCGCGAGACAGTGACGGCGCGGGTCCTGTCGTGGCGCCCGCTGGTCGGCATCGGGCTGATCAGCTATTCGCTTTACCTTTGGCATCAACCAATTTTTGCCTTTGCCCGCATCCGCGGCTGGGCCGAGACGGTGCCGGGCCTGATCTGGGGCCTGATCGCGCTCTCCTTCGCGCTGGCGGTGCTGTCCTGGGCCATTGTCGAGCGCCCGTTCCGGCGCGCCGGATGGCTGCCGTCGCGCAAGGCCGTCTTCGGTGCGAGCCTTGGGGGCATCGTCGCCTTCGGCGCCGTGGGCTTTACGGTTCTGGCATTGAACGGCGTGCCGCAACGCCTGGATGGCAAGGCAGATCAGGCGTATATCGACCTCTTCACGCCTAACCGACCTGTAAGTCAGGGCGCTTCGTGCCCCGGCGGCGCGCCCGAGCGCCCCGGCGGTCTCTGCATGGTGCACGACAGCGACGTACCAAGCCCGATGATCGCGGTGCTGGGCGACAGTCATGCCGGAGCGATCCTGCCCGCCTTCGACGAAATCGCGGCCATGCGGGACATTCGCGTGCTGCGCGGTGTCCGCGCCGCCTGTCCGCCCTTGCTGGGCGTCTATCTCGTCAATGGCGGACGGACGTCGCAAGAGTGTCACGACGAGGTTCAGGCCTTTGCGGAAGACGCCGTGGCACGCGGGGTCGACATGGTATTCCTCGCCGCAAGGTGGAGCCTTTATGTCAAAGGCGACCTCACGCGCAAGCCGCGGCGGTTCATGATCTCGACCGATCCCGACAACCGCCGGCAAAGCGATGCGGAATGGTTCGCCAGCTTCGAGACCGGCCTGCGACAGACGATTTCCCACTACAAAGATGCCGGCATTCGTGTCGTGATCCTGGATCAGGTGCCGCAGCAGGTGGTCTTGCCGATCAACGTGCTCGGGCAGGCGATCCTGCGCGACCTGCCGGAGGCCGAGTTCGAGGCCGATGTCGCGCGCAGTTTCATCGAGACCCGGGTGCATGACGAACTGATGCGCGGCGCCCGCACGATCCTGGTGGATGTCGCGGAAGACCTGGGCGCGGACCTGATTTCGGTCAACGCGTTCTTCGAGCGTGAGGGGCGGTATGCCTGGCTGCTCGACCGCGCGCTTCTTTACACGGACGCGGATCACATCTCGGCCCCGGCGGCCCGCGCCGTGGCGCCCTTGCTGGACAAGGCCCTGTTCGGCGACGGACGGATGTAG
- a CDS encoding TetR/AcrR family transcriptional regulator: protein MPKRGYHHGNLRQALVDAALTLIEEKGPTGFTLSEAAKQAGVTPAAVYRHFGGREDLIAEAARQGYEIFADVIEYAYGTGQTALSAFSATGRAYLAFARKYPGHYIAMFESGISVNRNADLAAVSGRARTVLERAAEGLSAHIPPDKRPPTAMVSAHVWALSHGVVELFARNSPGTQSPFPPEDLLESGFGIYLRGLGLLPPDS, encoded by the coding sequence ATGCCTAAGCGCGGCTATCACCACGGCAACCTGCGCCAGGCGCTGGTGGACGCGGCGCTGACCCTGATCGAGGAGAAGGGTCCGACGGGCTTTACCCTGTCCGAGGCCGCCAAGCAGGCCGGCGTGACCCCGGCGGCGGTCTATCGCCATTTCGGCGGGCGCGAGGACCTCATCGCCGAGGCGGCGCGGCAAGGCTACGAGATCTTCGCCGACGTGATCGAATACGCCTATGGCACCGGCCAGACGGCGCTGAGCGCGTTTTCGGCCACGGGGCGCGCTTACCTGGCCTTCGCGCGGAAGTATCCCGGGCACTATATTGCGATGTTCGAAAGCGGCATTTCCGTCAATCGCAACGCCGACCTCGCCGCCGTGTCGGGCCGCGCCCGCACCGTGCTGGAACGGGCCGCCGAAGGGCTTTCGGCGCACATCCCGCCCGACAAGCGCCCGCCCACGGCGATGGTCTCGGCCCATGTGTGGGCGCTGTCGCATGGCGTGGTGGAGCTGTTCGCCCGCAACTCGCCCGGCACCCAAAGCCCCTTCCCGCCCGAGGACCTGCTGGAATCCGGCTTCGGCATCTACCTGCGGGGCCTGGGCCTGTTGCCGCCGGACAGCTGA
- the ppk2 gene encoding polyphosphate kinase 2 has protein sequence MDLPFDGAISTYFKSEAPEELRNAIRRADKGDILSPDYPHSDRMPRKAYEQDLHRLQIELVKLQAWVKDTGARVVCVFEGRDAAGKGGTIKRFRENLNPRGARVVALPKPSETEATQWYFQRYIDHLPAGGEMVFFDRSWYNRGVVEKVFGFCTEAQREHFFHQVGDFEKMLADEGIHLFKFWLNVGRAEQLRRFMKRESDPLKQWKLSWIDVEGLKKWDAYSEAISETLARSHSTHAPWTVVRSDDKRRARVEAIRHILLNIDYGRKLPKSLGKPDASVCGGPEIWDA, from the coding sequence ATGGACCTGCCATTTGACGGCGCGATCAGCACCTATTTCAAATCCGAGGCCCCGGAGGAGTTGCGCAACGCCATCCGCCGGGCCGACAAGGGCGATATCCTGTCGCCCGATTACCCGCATTCGGACCGGATGCCGCGCAAGGCGTACGAGCAGGACCTGCACCGCTTGCAGATCGAGCTGGTGAAGCTGCAGGCCTGGGTCAAGGACACCGGCGCGCGTGTTGTCTGCGTCTTCGAGGGGCGGGATGCCGCCGGCAAGGGCGGGACGATCAAGCGCTTTCGCGAGAACCTGAATCCGCGCGGCGCGCGGGTTGTGGCCCTGCCCAAACCCTCCGAGACGGAAGCCACGCAATGGTATTTCCAGCGCTATATCGATCACCTGCCCGCGGGCGGCGAAATGGTCTTCTTCGACCGCTCCTGGTACAATCGCGGCGTGGTGGAAAAGGTCTTCGGCTTTTGCACCGAAGCGCAGCGCGAGCATTTCTTTCACCAGGTCGGCGATTTCGAGAAGATGCTGGCCGACGAGGGTATTCACCTTTTCAAGTTCTGGCTGAACGTGGGGCGTGCCGAGCAGCTGCGCCGGTTCATGAAACGCGAGAGCGATCCGCTGAAGCAGTGGAAGCTGAGCTGGATCGACGTCGAGGGGCTGAAGAAATGGGACGCCTATTCAGAGGCCATTTCCGAGACGCTGGCGCGCTCGCACAGCACCCACGCGCCCTGGACGGTGGTCCGCTCGGACGACAAGCGGCGTGCCCGGGTTGAGGCGATCCGGCATATCCTGCTGAACATAGACTATGGCCGCAAGCTGCCGAAATCGCTGGGAAAACCTGACGCTTCGGTCTGCGGCGGTCCAGAGATATGGGATGCCTAA
- a CDS encoding alpha/beta fold hydrolase, translated as MKRGLVWAALGAVALLSSCAGLAGVKERTAEETHPPLGRFVEVDGTRVHVWVEGSGPDVVLIHGAGGNLRDFTFDLAKRLTPRYRVIAFDRPGLGYTERLPGYGGVGSTEGESPREQAALLQKAARQIGVRRPVVVGHSFGGAVALAWGLNAPQDTSALVLLAGVSNPWPGELGTFYNVTGTALGGAAAVPLITALASEERIERSIEGTFAPQRAPKGYSEYLGPGLTLRRETLRANGQQVLGLRPHIVAMSQQYRDRLRMPVEIVHGDADTTVPLDVHSIPLSKQLRRGTLTVLEGVGHMPHHVRPQATVAAIDRAASRAGLR; from the coding sequence ATGAAACGCGGGCTGGTCTGGGCGGCGCTTGGCGCCGTGGCGCTGTTGTCAAGTTGTGCGGGGCTGGCCGGCGTCAAGGAACGCACCGCCGAGGAAACCCATCCGCCGCTGGGCCGGTTTGTCGAGGTCGACGGCACCCGCGTGCATGTCTGGGTCGAGGGGTCGGGACCGGACGTGGTGCTGATCCACGGCGCGGGCGGCAACCTGCGGGATTTCACCTTCGACCTGGCGAAACGGCTGACCCCGCGCTACCGCGTCATCGCCTTTGACCGGCCCGGCCTGGGCTATACCGAGCGCCTGCCGGGCTATGGCGGCGTGGGCAGCACCGAGGGCGAAAGCCCGCGCGAACAGGCGGCGCTCCTGCAAAAGGCCGCGCGGCAGATCGGCGTGCGGCGGCCGGTGGTGGTGGGCCACAGTTTCGGCGGCGCCGTGGCGCTGGCCTGGGGTCTGAACGCGCCGCAGGACACGTCCGCGCTGGTGCTGCTGGCAGGTGTATCGAACCCCTGGCCGGGCGAGCTGGGCACCTTCTACAATGTCACCGGCACGGCCCTGGGCGGTGCGGCCGCGGTGCCTCTGATCACCGCGCTGGCCTCGGAGGAGCGGATCGAGCGCAGCATCGAGGGCACGTTCGCCCCGCAACGCGCGCCCAAGGGGTATTCCGAATACCTCGGCCCCGGCCTGACCCTGCGGCGCGAGACGTTGCGGGCCAACGGTCAGCAGGTGCTGGGCCTGCGCCCGCATATCGTGGCGATGTCGCAGCAGTATCGCGACCGGCTGCGGATGCCGGTCGAGATCGTGCATGGCGACGCGGACACCACCGTGCCGCTGGACGTCCACTCGATCCCGCTGTCGAAACAGCTGCGGCGTGGCACCCTCACGGTGCTGGAGGGCGTGGGCCACATGCCGCATCACGTGCGGCCCCAAGCAACGGTCGCGGCAATCGACCGCGCGGCCTCCCGCGCCGGATTGCGTTAA
- the metA gene encoding homoserine O-succinyltransferase, with protein sequence MPIKIPSSLPAFDVLTREGVMVMDEDQASRQDIRPLRIGLLNLMPKKIQTENQFARLIGATPLQIDLSLIRMSEHRTKNTAADHMESFYRPFTEIEATGEKFDGLIITGAPIEHLEFSDVTYWDELTRVFEWTTTHVHSTFGVCWGGMAMINHFHGVKKHLLDAKAFGCFRHRNMAPASPFLRGFSDDCVIPVSRWTEMRRDEIDAVDGLEVLLDSDEVGPCLVQDSAARSLYIFNHLEYDSDTLKQEYDRDIDAGTPINVPCNYYPDDDPACPPQNRWRSHAHLLYGNWINEIYQTTPFEMDAIGLGSRW encoded by the coding sequence ATGCCCATAAAGATCCCTTCCAGCCTGCCCGCCTTCGACGTCCTCACCCGCGAGGGCGTCATGGTGATGGACGAGGATCAGGCATCGCGGCAGGATATCCGGCCCTTGCGGATCGGTCTGTTGAACCTGATGCCCAAGAAGATCCAGACCGAGAACCAGTTCGCCCGCCTGATCGGCGCGACGCCGCTGCAGATCGACCTGAGCCTCATCCGCATGTCCGAGCACCGCACCAAGAACACCGCCGCGGATCACATGGAGAGCTTTTATCGCCCCTTCACCGAGATCGAGGCGACGGGCGAGAAATTCGACGGGCTGATCATCACCGGCGCCCCGATCGAGCATCTGGAGTTTTCAGACGTCACCTATTGGGACGAGCTGACCCGCGTCTTCGAGTGGACGACGACCCACGTGCATTCCACCTTCGGCGTCTGCTGGGGCGGGATGGCGATGATCAACCATTTCCACGGGGTCAAGAAGCACCTGCTGGACGCCAAGGCGTTCGGCTGTTTCCGGCACCGCAACATGGCGCCCGCCTCGCCGTTTCTGCGCGGGTTTTCCGACGATTGCGTGATCCCGGTCAGCCGCTGGACCGAGATGCGCCGCGACGAGATCGACGCGGTGGACGGGCTGGAGGTGCTGCTGGACAGTGACGAGGTCGGCCCCTGCCTGGTGCAGGACAGCGCGGCGCGGTCGCTCTATATCTTCAACCACCTGGAATATGACAGCGACACGCTGAAACAGGAATACGACCGCGACATCGACGCGGGCACGCCGATCAACGTGCCGTGCAATTACTATCCCGACGACGACCCGGCCTGCCCGCCTCAGAACCGCTGGCGCAGCCATGCGCACCTGCTCTACGGCAACTGGATCAACGAGATTTACCAGACGACACCCTTTGAAATGGACGCGATCGGGCTAGGTTCGCGCTGGTAA
- a CDS encoding ATPase: MIYKTAQAWRDAPHKRVLFYGMSGLGKTHLSNMLRDAGTWFHYSIDYRIGTRYMGELIADNAKAHAMKVPFLRDLLKSDSIYIGSNITFDNLSPVSTYLGKPGDPDKGGLPIDEYRIRQEQFRRAEVNALMDTGHFIERAGRLYGYPHFVCDTGGSICEWVDGDDPDDPILTELASHCLLIGLKGNDAHRQELIRRFDRAPKPMCYQPEFLAAAWAEYLSENKVEEGDVEPDHFIRWTYARALAHRAPRYAAMEKWGITLDHDEVSQVTTADGFEALVAAALERTG, encoded by the coding sequence ATGATTTACAAGACCGCGCAGGCATGGCGGGATGCGCCGCACAAACGGGTGCTGTTCTATGGCATGTCGGGGCTGGGCAAGACGCACCTGTCCAACATGCTGCGCGATGCGGGCACGTGGTTTCACTATTCCATAGATTACCGGATCGGCACGCGCTACATGGGCGAGCTGATCGCCGACAACGCCAAGGCCCACGCGATGAAGGTGCCCTTCCTGCGTGATCTGCTGAAGTCCGACTCGATCTACATCGGCTCGAACATCACCTTCGACAACCTGTCGCCGGTCTCCACTTACCTGGGAAAACCCGGCGATCCGGACAAGGGCGGTCTGCCCATCGACGAGTACCGCATCCGGCAGGAGCAGTTTCGCCGGGCCGAAGTGAACGCGCTGATGGACACCGGGCATTTCATCGAACGCGCCGGGCGGCTTTACGGCTATCCGCATTTCGTCTGCGATACCGGCGGGTCGATCTGCGAATGGGTGGATGGCGACGACCCGGACGACCCGATCCTGACGGAGCTGGCCTCTCACTGTCTTTTGATCGGGCTGAAGGGCAATGACGCGCACCGGCAGGAGCTGATCCGCCGGTTCGACCGCGCGCCCAAGCCGATGTGCTATCAGCCCGAGTTTCTGGCGGCCGCCTGGGCGGAATACCTGAGCGAAAACAAGGTCGAAGAAGGCGATGTTGAACCCGATCATTTCATCCGCTGGACCTATGCCCGCGCGCTGGCCCACCGCGCGCCGCGCTATGCGGCGATGGAGAAATGGGGCATCACGCTTGATCACGACGAGGTTTCGCAGGTCACAACCGCCGACGGGTTCGAGGCACTGGTGGCCGCAGCCCTTGAGCGTACGGGATAA
- a CDS encoding OmpP1/FadL family transporter, which yields MKNLALAACALTATASAASAGGIERRGDPSQILFEESRNYLQFSVATVHPNVSGPPIGQAAAIGALPTGNIQNSYQSYALGFKHQYNDRLALAFVIDEPVGASVNYRTGPYTGPGTGAFFGASNAEVSSIQFTAMAKYEVVDNISVYGGVRYQGLKGDIVVISPATGPAGGPGPYTLSVDNDFQLGYLVGAAYERPELAMRFALTYESKIEHSFRDNNGTPFDVEIPQAVTLHARSGIAPDTLLFGSIKWREWTAFNVQPADFFSYTPAPVNTSIASGTSDIWTYELGLGRRFSENWSGAAIIGYEKDNGDIVGNLSGTDGYVSYGLAATYETESWKITSGIRYIDVGSANSSVTGFTGSDAIAVGTTVGFKF from the coding sequence ATGAAAAATCTAGCTTTGGCAGCCTGCGCGCTCACCGCAACTGCCTCTGCCGCCTCAGCAGGCGGAATCGAACGCCGCGGTGACCCATCGCAAATCCTGTTCGAAGAGAGCAGGAACTATCTGCAATTCTCGGTGGCGACCGTGCACCCCAACGTGTCCGGCCCGCCGATCGGACAGGCCGCGGCCATCGGCGCACTGCCGACCGGCAACATTCAAAACAGCTATCAAAGCTACGCCCTGGGCTTCAAGCACCAGTATAATGACCGCCTGGCGCTGGCCTTTGTCATCGACGAGCCCGTGGGCGCATCCGTGAACTATCGGACGGGCCCCTATACCGGCCCGGGCACCGGCGCGTTCTTCGGCGCCTCGAACGCCGAAGTGTCTTCGATCCAGTTCACGGCCATGGCCAAGTACGAGGTCGTGGACAACATCAGCGTCTATGGTGGCGTGCGCTACCAGGGGTTGAAGGGTGACATCGTTGTCATCTCGCCCGCGACCGGCCCCGCGGGAGGCCCTGGCCCTTATACGCTGAGCGTCGATAACGACTTTCAGCTTGGCTACCTGGTTGGTGCGGCCTATGAGCGGCCCGAACTGGCCATGCGCTTTGCGCTGACCTACGAGTCGAAGATCGAGCATTCGTTCCGCGACAACAACGGCACGCCGTTCGACGTGGAAATCCCCCAGGCTGTGACCTTGCACGCCCGCTCGGGGATCGCGCCCGACACGCTGCTGTTCGGGTCGATCAAGTGGCGTGAATGGACGGCGTTCAACGTGCAGCCCGCGGATTTCTTTTCCTATACGCCTGCGCCGGTCAACACGTCGATCGCCAGCGGCACCAGCGACATCTGGACCTACGAGCTGGGTCTTGGTCGCCGGTTCAGCGAGAACTGGAGCGGTGCGGCGATCATCGGCTATGAAAAAGACAACGGCGACATCGTCGGCAACCTTTCGGGCACGGACGGCTATGTCAGCTACGGGCTTGCCGCGACCTACGAAACCGAGTCTTGGAAGATCACGTCCGGCATCCGGTATATCGACGTGGGCAGCGCCAACAGCTCGGTCACCGGGTTTACCGGCAGCGACGCCATCGCCGTCGGCACGACCGTGGGCTTCAAGTTCTAG
- a CDS encoding DMT family transporter, with protein MTDNLQNPPRDTAASVLRAGVFMLGAVASFTLMAVAGRQVSFELDTFEIMMFRSFVGLAVVMAFVLVQGRLHELPTRKTGTHLLRNIFHFTGQNLWFFAITMIPLAQVFALEFTTPLWVLILSPLMLGERMTRMRVIAAVLGFVGILIVARPTPETLNIGTAAAAACAIGFAGTYIFAKRLTRTESLACILFYMTVMQAVFGLICAGFDGDIALPSGTSLPWLVAIGICGLTAHFCITSALSLAPATLVSPIDFMRLPVIAIVGLLVYGEAVSIYVFVGAILIFGANYLNLWSETRKS; from the coding sequence ATGACCGACAACCTGCAAAACCCGCCGCGGGACACCGCGGCGTCCGTCCTGCGCGCGGGCGTTTTTATGCTGGGGGCCGTGGCGTCCTTTACCCTGATGGCCGTGGCCGGGCGACAGGTGAGCTTCGAGCTGGATACATTTGAAATCATGATGTTTCGCAGCTTCGTCGGTCTGGCCGTCGTGATGGCGTTCGTGCTGGTTCAGGGACGCCTGCACGAGCTGCCGACGCGAAAGACCGGCACGCATCTTCTGCGCAACATCTTTCATTTCACCGGACAGAACCTGTGGTTCTTCGCCATCACCATGATCCCGCTGGCGCAGGTCTTCGCGCTGGAATTCACCACGCCCCTGTGGGTGCTGATCCTGTCGCCGCTGATGCTGGGCGAACGGATGACGCGGATGCGGGTCATCGCCGCCGTGCTGGGCTTTGTCGGTATCCTGATCGTGGCGCGCCCCACGCCCGAGACGCTGAACATCGGCACCGCGGCCGCGGCGGCCTGCGCCATCGGATTTGCCGGGACATACATCTTCGCCAAGCGGCTGACGCGCACGGAATCGCTGGCGTGCATCCTGTTCTACATGACGGTCATGCAGGCGGTGTTCGGGCTGATCTGCGCCGGCTTCGACGGCGACATCGCTCTGCCCTCGGGCACCAGCCTGCCGTGGCTGGTGGCCATCGGCATCTGCGGGCTGACGGCGCATTTCTGCATCACCTCGGCCCTGTCGCTGGCCCCCGCCACGCTGGTCAGCCCGATCGACTTCATGCGCCTGCCGGTGATCGCCATCGTCGGACTGCTGGTCTACGGCGAGGCGGTCAGCATCTATGTGTTCGTGGGCGCCATACTGATTTTCGGGGCGAATTACCTCAACCTCTGGTCGGAAACCCGCAAAAGCTGA